TATGTGCTTTGCAGTTGAAGGAATTTTAGAAATTATGGGCTTTCATCTTGGCTTCATCTGAAAGCCACAGGAAAAGCCTTCATTCCTTCTCATGCTGTACCTCAGTTagccagcaagcatttcttgTATATATGACTTGCCATTAAGGTATATGAGGAAAAGAGAATTTTGTTGATAAAACTCAagaagtatattttctttttaaacagcatTGCTCATTTGTTTAGATTATATGATAAACCTTTTTTTCCTACCTTTTATCTGTCAGAGCCATATTACTGATCTTTAAGCTCCTCTCAGAATAATATATAGAACATGTTTGTAAACCTTCATGAGAGTTAAGCTTAGAAAAATGGTGTAGGATTGCTTGTTTTTGTCAAAAGCCTTAGTTCTCCATGTCCCAAATTTGccataaacaaaattaatttagcCCTAAGCCTTGTTATTTCCATTCAGGATTTCTGATACACGTCACTAGCCCTTTGCCCCTTAGCTGATCTATTTGCTTTAGGCTTTCTAAGCAAAGTAGGGGTTTCAtggctctgtatttttttttgacaaaggtaAAGCTGTGATTCTGTCACTCCCTGCCTAAACGTATATAGTAGAGCCCTATTGCCTAGAGAAAAAAGTCTATATCTTTAACATGGTGTTATGGGGCCTTTCATGACTTATCTTCTCCCAACTTTTGCATATTGCTTTAAGTAGATAACaatctttcttccatttcttttcctttgtacaAGACatcatctctctgtctttgtctctttgccCCCACGCCCCCATCTCCATGCAGACTTAGATATTTTCTCCTGTGTATTCTCACAGTACTTTTTCTTTATACCTTTGCCAGCTGACATACCAAAAGATTTTGCAAACTGTTGCTAACTGCATTATTGAATCTTTTATGAAGGGAGCAGTTCACCCCTCTTGTTCACCCCTGGATATTTAGTACCTGGTTTAAAGTGGACAATTAATACAGATTTCTCtttaatacagatttttttcttttaatgagtcACTGAAAGAACAAGAGTACCAGAGGATGTGATAAAAGATGCTTATGTGGGGTCCAGGGAGGTATCCACTGAGGGATGTGCAGTCTGAGCACAGTGTCAGATAGGGCTATGGAGGAAGGCCATAGAAAACAACTTTGACATTATATTAAGACAAATTTCACTGTGATTGCTAATTCTGTATAGAATTAGGAGATGAAGTTTGTTTTCATCAAAGTTGACTTTCCCCctcaagaaatgaaatatttcaggtttaaaaaatgagaaaaactaccaacaaacaaaatcctgCCACTAAAGTCTACTTGTTAGaattttggtgtgtttctttcagtgttttATGCGTGCTTTTCTTCACATAGAAGTAATCataatttctgtattttgtatttgctgttgaaaacatctttataaacatacatgtatggTTGCATCATTTTTATACTAGTTATTACATAACTATATAAGTAATCTTGTGTCTGGGCTAGATCTTTCTTTCattcgttttctctctctctctctctctctctctctctctctctctctctctctctctttcttcccctttttcccttcttcccttctttctttttagtgtATGTTTCATTTGTATATGATGTTTCCTGTTTGTAGCAAGATTTCATTAGGATAGATTCCTAGAAGGGGAATTACTAGGTCAAAAGGCCTGGGGACAAATTTTGGCTCCAGATCCACGTGTCCAGCTTGTCTTTTGAAAGAGTTATTTAAATTTACAGTGCTCATTATCTTGGATAGATGCCTCCTTTTTACCTAACTCAGATAGCTTAGGGCATcatcaagaaggaaaagaaaaaaactctatcAGAGTtgtaattaattaatagaaaatattatgtCTTATTGTATcaaactgtgtttttttttaaatataaggttGCTTATCTAAAAAAAGAGaactattttctttaatttttgttagtttctctctctcttttctggacTATCTACTcagtgctgtttttttttaagttggtttttcttttcttttcccctgaaTATTCAACACAGAGGCAGCTCAGCTTGAGGGTGAAGCCAcctcccagttttccctccctcttaaCCCCCCTCCCTATAGTTCCTTCCACCAGGTCCAGTCAGTGACAGTTGGATGATGCAGTCTTGATAATCATCCTATTCCAGAATGGGTGGCTGCATTCCTTTTCTAAAGGCAGTAAGGACACGATGTCCCATAATCATCCcccttttgctgttgttgtctgCCTTCATTTTTTTAGTGAGCGTCCTGGGAGGAGCCCCAGGACAGAACTCAGACCGCAGCATGGACATGGTATCCATTCACAGCCTCTCTGAGCTGGAGCGCCTGAAGCTGCAAGAGACTGCTTACCACGAACTCGTGGCCAGACATTTCCTCTCTGAATTCAAGCCGGACAGAGGTGAGCTATACCCGGAGTGTGGAGTCCTCGCCTTTGGGCGAGTAGACCCCCCGGGCGGAGTGGGGCAGATTGAAAGtctaggagaggaagagggggtcATTACTGCTCTCAGAACGGGACCACTTTCCTGGTGCCCTGGGAACGGAGGAAGGCAGGAGTTGAATACTGCTTGTTAAATTTCAGAGAAGGTAAAATTAGTTGAGTTGAGTGGAAGCCTGGGGTTTTGAGGGAATGATAAGCCCGGTAGGAGCGAGGACAGGTGAAGAAAGGGGCTCACCAGGTGTTGTGGGAGAAAAGGGCAAAGAGGGACCAAGGCTCAAAGGGACACTCTAAAAGAGGACTGGGACAGGAAGAGACTTCGCGgttgagagagatagagacagcgagaaagaggcagagagacacgCGCCAATCCGGGCAAAGAGCGGGCTAGAGGTGCGGGCTTGAGGTTTGGCAGTGGGAGGTGCGCTCCGAGCGCAACCCAGCCCTGCTAACTGCGGGGACCAGGCACAGGACCGGGTTCCAGTGCTTCGGGAGACCTCAGGGGTATGTGCACAGATTTGGCTGCGGGCTCTACGGGAGGTGGGGGATGTTCGCGCTGCTCGAGGGGCGCTCCCTTTAAATTGGGAAGTGCAAGGGTAGGAACCAGGAGCGTCAGGAGCGCACCCCTGGTGCAGACTGAACTGAGTGAAGCAAAGAGCAAGGAGACCCCGCTAGCAGTCACCACTGCGGGATTTGGCGCCGAGACACAGCCAGGTGTCGCCGATTCTCTCACCgcagcagagggagagaaggcaaAAACGCGCGTGAGCGCTTCCGCAGTAACTTGGCGACCCTCACCCATGGTGGCGCTGCAGGCAGAGCCCCTCCCCTCGCCTGTTGCATGATTGGAGGCACTTCtgagctttttaatttttgttttaagtgtgCTGAGCAATTACTGGTTCATAGTAAGATGCGTCTGGCGCATTAAGCTGCTTAGGCTAAATTCTTGGAACCTTGCACGTGCTAGGTGGGGCCAGTCTTGTTgtcagatagggaaactgaggctgggcgAAAACaaacattggtttttttttttttgggggggggctacaCAGAGCGTCCCTCTTCCGTGGCTACATATCAATGTAATGTTTCAGTTACTTCTCACTTccttatgtatgtgaatgcatatgtctttttcttttctccttctataGCTCTACCTACTGACTGTCCAAACACCCTGGAGAAGTGGTTTTTGATGCTGAGAGGACAAGACAGgggtgagctctctctctctctctctctctctctctctctctctctctctctctctctctggagcaaCCTCCTTTTTGGTAGTGTAGCCCTGGATACTGGAAATGTCCAATGCTTATTGCCCCTGAAGACTCTTCACTCTCCCTCCCAGAACCACCCACCAGGGGTTTATATCAGGAAATGGAGGAATAGCTGCTGGTTCTTTTGGTGGTCCTTTCAGACCTGCCTTAGCTTCCCCGTGGACACACCACAGGCAGATCAATTTGAAGAAATCTTGCTCATTGCTTCAAGGTGTTCCTGCACTGGCAAGACATAGGAAGGGATGAAACCTTGAGCCACATCTGGTAGTTGAGTGACACCGAGTGATTTTTACCTAACCACTTCAGGGTCCAGCTCCCCAGGAAGGGGGGGGGACTGTGGGCCTGGGGGAGTGTGATCCATTATGGACAATTGCTTAGAAGAGTGCTTCAAACCCGTGCCGTTCCCCCTAATATAAGTGCTGCAAGTCTTTgaaatttctccttttttcctaGCTGCATCACTCAAGACCTTTGGCATCCGCCTGGAAGAGGTACTGGTGAACGAGCTTACCCGTCGCAAGCAGCGTGAACTGACACCCACGATGCAGGTTGAAGATATCAACGGTTCCACTGGTCGTCGTCGTCGGGGAAATGTGGTGCAAAGAATGCTTGGACGCATGAGGCGCTTTTTCAGTCGCAGGAGGAATGAGCCCACCCTGCCTAGAGAGTTCACCCGCCGTGGACGTCGAGTGAGTTCAGTCTTAGAGATTTCAGGCATGGACCCTCAGTGGAAAGGGGTCAAGGCCTGTGTCCTTATGGTGTGGGGGGTTTGTCTTGCCACAGAGAAACTGTCAAGTTCTGGATGTCACTCAGCAATCACTTAGGAATGTCCCAGTGGTTGTTCCTTCTCCATTTCAAGCTAGTCTGGCTTTCCCCACAGGGTGCAGTTTCTGCAGATAGCGCAGATGAACTGGAGAATGGGGCCCTGCTGCTGCAGATCCTGCAGCTTTCCCAGCTTTCATTGCCTATTGGACAGCGGCTTCTGGGATCCAAGAGGAAGATGAGCCTCAACCCAATTGCTCAACAAATCCCTCAGATTGTTGAGACTTGCTGCAAATTCATTGAGAAACATGGTAAGGAAGCCATAAATGGTTAAATCAAGGGAGGAggcaactaaaagaaaaaaaaaaaaacagaagaatgttctagaaggggagagaaagaagttaTGGAATGGAAGGTATGAGTAGCATTCTCCTGATAATTTCATTGAAAGCTGGGATGCAGATGCTTAGGGAGAACAAGGGAAACATAATTGGGGAACAGGGGTCATAGATGCTCAGGACCTCTGGTCTTTTCTTTCAGGCTTAAGCTCCGTGGGGATTTTCACCATTGAGTACTCTCTGAGGAGGGTGCTTGAGGTAAACTaactatatttacatttttgttctttaggTAATAAAAGGAAGATAGAAGTAAGAGCTCTCTAATACACATAGGATAGTGTCATGAttgacagtgtgtatgtgtgtgtgtggctaaggTCTTCTTTATAGACCCTTAGATATACTATATAGCCAGCTATCTTTACTGAAGCCTGTCATTTCTTGAAGCACTGTTCAAGACCTAGCCTATGATGGGCAAGGAAGACATTTCACATCTTCTTTCCCCTCATTTAGCTCCGTGAGTTATTTGACAAAGGCCTGGATATTGTACTGGATGACAGTGTGAATGTCCATGATGTGGCTGAACTCCTCAAGGAGTTTTTTCGTGAGATGAAGGACCCTCTGCTGCCTGATGAGCTGTACATGTCCTTCCTCCTGACTG
This window of the Mus pahari chromosome X, PAHARI_EIJ_v1.1, whole genome shotgun sequence genome carries:
- the Arhgap36 gene encoding rho GTPase-activating protein 36 isoform X5 produces the protein MAWMLDCLFASAFEPRPRRVSVLGGAPGQNSDRSMDMVSIHSLSELERLKLQETAYHELVARHFLSEFKPDRALPTDCPNTLEKWFLMLRGQDRAASLKTFGIRLEEVLVNELTRRKQRELTPTMQVEDINGSTGRRRRGNVVQRMLGRMRRFFSRRRNEPTLPREFTRRGRRGAVSADSADELENGALLLQILQLSQLSLPIGQRLLGSKRKMSLNPIAQQIPQIVETCCKFIEKHGLSSVGIFTIEYSLRRVLELRELFDKGLDIVLDDSVNVHDVAELLKEFFREMKDPLLPDELYMSFLLTATLKPKDQVSALQLLVYLMPPCHSDTLERLLKALHKITENCEDSIGIDGQLVPGNRMTSTNLALVFGTALLKKGKLANKESRKTKLGIDHYVASVNVVRAMIDNWDILFQVPPHIQKEVAKRVWKSSPEALDFIRRRNLRKIQSARIKMEEDALLSDPVENSAEAQAAILAQSQPFDEGPSEEPVVPASTAGSFDKEEGAAGNPPNADRPLPRVPRGKKGKFATRFFP
- the Arhgap36 gene encoding rho GTPase-activating protein 36 isoform X4; this encodes MGGCIPFLKAVRTRCPIIIPLLLLLSAFIFLVSVLGGAPGQNSDRSMDMVSIHSLSELERLKLQETAYHELVARHFLSEFKPDRALPTDCPNTLEKWFLMLRGQDRAASLKTFGIRLEEVLVNELTRRKQRELTPTMQVEDINGSTGRRRRGNVVQRMLGRMRRFFSRRRNEPTLPREFTRRGRRGAVSADSADELENGALLLQILQLSQLSLPIGQRLLGSKRKMSLNPIAQQIPQIVETCCKFIEKHGLSSVGIFTIEYSLRRVLELRELFDKGLDIVLDDSVNVHDVAELLKEFFREMKDPLLPDELYMSFLLTATLKPKDQVSALQLLVYLMPPCHSDTLERLLKALHKITENCEDSIGIDGQLVPGNRMTSTNLALVFGTALLKKGKLANKESRKTKLGIDHYVASVNVVRAMIDNWDILFQVPPHIQKEVAKRVWKSSPEALDFIRRRNLRKIQSARIKMEEDALLSDPVENSAEAQAAILAQSQPFDEGPSEEPVVPASTAGSFDKEEGAAGNPPNADRPLPRVPRGKKGKFATRFFP